Proteins encoded within one genomic window of Mya arenaria isolate MELC-2E11 chromosome 13, ASM2691426v1:
- the LOC128212982 gene encoding jouberin-like, whose product MADEVEKPKKTKRSKSANKSTEDIPLSTMDSSSSKFNLLLKQAVDESLSEAKQEKKKKKKKDSAVLESLRKGEGLQKEVDETQLANTFNPDDTKYEKSNKKKQKFVEDKNKQNELEIVDETKGKTKKKKKQKGQDELIENVNESHVADKTMSISELGTPAPPSGKKKKKKTDTDVISPRSEDELSQLTTPKKKPRKKPGDGEQTPEHVLTPTKKKKGKTEEQTVHTEDETATGKKKKKKKGGETDEEAIMSPAEDSIRSPRGKKKKKKTGGETEDEAALSPSEEATSPKGKKGKKKKPAADDEEPKSPKQKKGKKGEVTDEEALSPAEDVEDKKDKKKKKKKKVAEDETQEDEGTEGETEAPKPKERKKKKKKKATEGEVTEEDEAEDAGMDVEDEGRILACTVHRTDKLKNDFFILHPMVRVHVFDELTGRYLTKQHKERAVTAFYETMNDNLKHVLPIMTKPFDFKENKSVLPVWEELLVFNENYNYFIQQKPKVLIVFELVDFVSMNRAASQDDRRTDKGLHRIAWAFLKVVGNNNKINTGSKVRLQLFEPPNGSLRGHTSTEEEHFLWWKLCPRKSYPSTLYITLKGIRPPRDVEPAERSLFATQEERGRMTYEDLKKSINWAGKKSAKKHPLTSWSRLAGQLCRIPNTLALSLPTGKRGCYVVRFSHDGRSLACACQGNEGFPILVYEIPSGTLKGKFIGHFGIVYDMSWSKTDTHLLSASSDGTARIWSVQEFGEDQEKLLPHPSFVYCGQFHPRVDSIAVTGSYDQVIRVWDVSDDGDKFTLRLELEDHQGLINSLCFSDDGERMFSADSMGIIIIWNSFFSETPAKRGVARDWTLFKKIEDPDIKGTVINYICLHPRERRLLVHCRDNIIRMFDLRIERVMQKYVGALNFREQIRSALSPCGSFVFSGSEDNFAYAWNTDTGDQMIMYSELNYQNPVTDVHYHPRDHMVAFCSLGENHPVLVYSYDAHIAQYEAGLSPRMISPLPAEEGTLGTPQLAEELATKGVLSRDEFNIHTSQRYDRVMKNLNKMTAQMVATPSLELPGTAVLSPRNTMMTLGSTGYDMYGTSPRTMTDPTMFSPHAGRSMEATKRHQQFASQSQYMKGVDSWRPTFQEVGRQGRSSSPVFGRQPQLSMTASQGKAQFNFQAAPGKTGQKQERVVAIYDYKAQRSDELDLFNGDEILVLYRDTENWWMGELRNGQQGFFPANYVISEDQQEDYKGRGALTPDSSDSEKKQVTAVRTPSGELKFVSGEDESEDDLLESTRSRRRRKRNTQDSGPSGANHTGGTNSRKPPRKSAQKVRISEDTLESNA is encoded by the exons TGAGGCAAAgcaagaaaagaagaagaaaaagaagaaagacTCAGCAGTG TTGGAGTCTCTTCGAAAGGGAGAGGGTCTACAGAAAGAAGTAGATGAAACACAGCTCGCAAACACATTTAACCCTGATGACACCAAGTATGAAAAGAGCAACAAAAAAAAGCAGAAATTTGTTGAAG acaaaaataaacagaatGAGCTTGAAATAGTTGATGAAACAAAAGgaaagacaaagaaaaaaaagaaacaaaaaggcCAAGATGAGCTTATAGAAAATGT GAATGAGAGTCATGTGGCAGACAAAACTATGAGCATATCAGAGTTGGGAACCCCTGCTCCGCCATCAGgcaagaagaaaaagaagaaaactgaCACAGATGTTATCAGCCCTAG GTCAGAAGATGAGCTGAGTCAGCTTACGACACCGAAGAAGAAACCTCGGAAGAAGCCGGGTGACGGAGAACAGACCCCAGAACATGTGCTCACACCcacaaagaaaaagaaaggcAAGACTGAGGAACAGACCGTGCACACAGAGGATGAAACTGCCACAgggaagaaaaagaagaagaaaaaag GAGGTGAGACAGACGAGGAAGCCATAATGTCACCAGCTGAAGACTCTATTAGGTCACCAAGaggaaagaagaagaagaagaaaacag GGGGTGAGACAGAGGATGAAGCTGCCTTGAGCCCATCAGAAGAGGCAACATCACCAAAAGGCAAAAAGGGCAAAAAGAAGAAGCCTGCAGCAGATGATGAGGAGCCAAAGTCACCCAAACAGAAGAAGGGAAAGAAAGGGGAAGTAACTGATGAGGAAGCACTCTCCCCTGCTGAGGACGTGGAGGATAAGAAagataaaaagaagaaaaagaagaagaaggttGCGGAGGATGAAACACAG GAGGATGAGGGCACAGAAGGTGAAACAGAGGCTCCTAAACCTAAAGaaaggaaaaagaaaaagaagaagaaag CGACAGAGGGTGAAGTGACAGAAGAGGATGAAGCCGAGGATGCTGGGATGGACGTTGAAGACGAGGGACGCATCCTTGCTTGCACGGTCCACCGCACAGACAAACTCAAGAACGACTTCTTCATCCTACACCCCATGGTCCGAGTGCATGTGTTTGATGAGCTTACAGGCAGATACCTCACCAAACAACACAA GGAAAGGGCAGTGACAGCCTTCTATGAAACAATGAACgacaatttaaaacatgtattaccTATCATGACCAAACCATTtgacttcaaagaaaataa GTCGGTGCTGCCAGTGTGGGAGGAGCTACTAGTGTTCAATGAGAACTACAACTACTTCATCCAGCAGAAACCCAAAGTCCTTATTGTCTTTGAG CTTGTGGATTTTGTGAGTATGAACCGTGCAGCGTCGCAGGATGACAGGCGGACAGACAAAGGCTTACACAGAATTGCCTGGGCCTTCCTGAAAGTGGtcggcaacaacaacaaaataaacacag gATCAAAGGTCCGGCTTCAGCTGTTTGAGCCACCGAATGGCAGCCTGCGAGGTCATACCAGCACAGAAGAGGAACATTTCCTGTGGTGGAAACTGTGTCCCCGCAAATCTTACCCCTCAACATTGTACATCACACTGAAGGGAATCAGACCTCCGCGGGATGTGGAGCCCGCAGAGAGGTCTCTGTTTGCTACACAGGAG GAGAGGGGAAGAATGACCTATGAGGACTTAAAAAAGAGTATCAACTGGGCTGGGAAAAA GTCAGCTAAGAAGCACCCCCTCACATCGTGGTCACGCCTGGCCGGCCAGTTATGCAGGATCCCGAACACCCTGGCCCTGTCCCTACCAACGGGTAAACGTGGATGCTATGTTGTACGTTTCTCCCATGATGGCAGGAGTCTAGCCTGTGCTTGCCAGGGCAATGAGGGCTTCCCTATATTGGTATATGAG ATTCCATCAGGGACACTAAAAGGGAAGTTTATTGGTCACTTTGGTATTGTGTACGACATGAGCTGGTCCAAGACAGACACCCATCTCCTGTCTGCTTCCTCCGATGGCACGGCCAG GATCTGGAGCGTCCAGGAGTTTGGTGAGGACCAGGAGAAACTGCTGCCCCACCCATCGTTTGTGTACTGCGGGCAGTTTCATCCCCGGGTGGACAGCATCGCGGTCACTGGAAGTTACGACCAGGTCATACGGGTCTGGGACGTGTCTGATGATGGGGATAAGTTTACT TTACGCTTGGAACTGGAAGACCACCAAGGCCTCATCAACTCCCTGTGCTTTTCTGACGATGGGGAGAGAATGTTTTCTGCAGACAGTATgggcatcatcatcatctggaACTCATTCTTCAGTGAAACACCTGCCAAAAGAG GTGTGGCCAGAGATTggacattgtttaaaaaaattgaagacCCAGATATAAAG GGCACAGTCATCAACTACATCTGCCTGCATCCACGGGAGAGACGGCTGCTGGTCCACTGTAGAGACAATATCATCAGAATGTTTGACCTCAGAAT TGAGAGAGTGATGCAGAAGTATGTTGGTGCATTGAACTTCCGTGAGCAGATACGCAGTGCCCTCTCTCCTTGTGGATCATTTGTATTCTCCGGCAGTGAAGACAACTTTGCTTATGCCTGGAACACTGACACAG GTGACCAGATGATCATGTACTCGGAGCTGAACTACCAGAACCCTGTCACGGATGTGCACTACCATCCCCGCGACCACATGGTGGCCTTCTGCTCCCTCGGGGAAAACCACCCAGTCCTTGTATACTCTTATGATGCACACA TTGCTCAGTATGAGGCAGGCCTCTCACCGAGGATGATTTCCCCGTTACCAGCTGAGGAAGGCACTCTAGG GACTCCCCAGCTAGCAGAAGAGTTGGCCACCAAAGGCGTGTTGTCCCGAGATGAGTTCAATATCCACACATCACAGCGATACGACCGGGTCATGAAAAATCTCAACAAAATGACG GCCCAGATGGTGGCCACGCCCTCCCTTGAGCTCCCAGGTACAGCCGTTCTCTCCCCCCGCAACACCATGATGACCCTCGGCTCCACTGGATATGACATGTATGGCACATCTCCACGAACTATG ACTGACCCGACAATGTTCAGCCCCCACGCTGGCAGGTCTATGGAGGCAACAAAGCGGCACCAACAATTTGCCTCCCAGAGTCAGTATATGAAGGGTGTTGACTCATGGAGACCAACGTTCCAAGAAG TTGGAAGACAAGGACGCAGCTCAAGTCCTGTGTTTGGTCGACAGCCCCAGCTTAGCATGACTGCA TCTCAGGGCAAGGCACAGTTCAACTTCCAGGCAGCTCCTGGCAAGACTGGCCAGAAACAGGAAAGG GTTGTGGCTATTTATGACTATAAGGCCCAGCGGTCAGATGAGCTGGACCTGTTTAATGGAGATGAGATCCTTGTGCTGTACCGGGACACAGAGAACTGGTGGATGGGTGAACTACGCAACGGACAGCAGGGATTCTTCCCTGCTAACTATGTCATCAGTGAAG ACCAGCAGGAAGACTACAAGGGAAGAGGTGCGCTGACCCCGGACAGTTCTGACTCTGAGAAGAAGCAGGTGACCGCAGTGCGCACCCCGTCCGGGGAGCTCAAATTTGTCTCCGGGGAGGACGAGTCAGAGGATGACCTTCTAGAATCTACAAGGAG TCGTAGACGGAGAAAGCGTAACACCCAAGATAGTGGCCCATCAGGGGCCAATCACACTGGAGGAACCAACAGCCGGAAACCCCCGCGAAAATCTGCACAGAAGGTCCGCATCAGTGAAGATACACTTGAGTCTAACGCATAG